A DNA window from Theobroma cacao cultivar B97-61/B2 chromosome 5, Criollo_cocoa_genome_V2, whole genome shotgun sequence contains the following coding sequences:
- the LOC18597554 gene encoding high mobility group B protein 1 isoform X2 — translation MKGARGKGAARNTAEALRPADDRKVGKRKALVDQSSIRKAKKERRAMKDPNKPKRPPSAFFVFLEEFRATFKKENPNVKAVSAVGKAAGEKWKSLSEDEKAPYEAKAAKRKADYEKQMNAYNRKQETAANGEESEKSKSEVNDEDDEASGEPDDEEEEEEEEDEDDD, via the exons atgaaGGGAGCTAGAGGCAAGGGTGCAGCGAGGAACACGGCCGAAGCCTTGAGGCCTGCTGACGACAG AAAGGTTGGGAAGCGGAAGGCGCTCGTTGACCAAAGCAGCATACGGAAAGCCAAGAAGGAGAGAAGGGCTATGAAAGACCCCAACAAACCAAAGAGGCCTCCTAGTGCTTTCTTTGTGTTTCT CGAGGAGTTTAGAGCTACTTTCAAGAAGGAAAATCCTAACGTGAAGGCTGTATCAGCT GTTGGGAAAGCTGCGGGTGAGAAGTGGAAATCCTTGTCTGAGGAT GAAAAAGCTCCTTATGAGGCCAAAGCTGCAAAACGGAAGGCTGACTACGAAAAGCAAATGAATGCCTACAACAGGAAGCAG GAAACTGCTGCTAATGGTGAGGAGTCGGAGAAGTCAAAATCGGAGGTGAATGATGAAGACGATGAGGCTAGTGGAGAG CCGGACGATgaggaggaggaagaagaggaagaggacGAAGATGATGATTGA
- the LOC18597553 gene encoding uncharacterized protein LOC18597553: protein MRKSFKDSLKALEADIQFANTLASDYPREYDGTCLQMRLSYSPAAHLFLFLVQWTDCYLAGALGLLRILIYKAYADGKTTMSIHERKASIREFYGVIFPSLLQLQRGITDVDDRKQKEICAAKYKKRDEMNKGKLSEIDLEREEECGICMEMHSKIVLPDCNHSMCMKCYRTWHAKSQSCPFCRDSLKRVDSGDLWIYTSSNDIVDLSSILRENMKRLFMYIEKLPLIVPDPKIVSYDPRLR, encoded by the exons GGCTTCTGATTATCCAAGAGAATATGATGGTACCTGCCTTCAGATGAGATTATCGTACAGTCCGGCTGCtcatctctttctttttcttgttcagTGGACTGATTGCTATCTTGCTGGTGCCTTGGGATTGCTCAGAATTCTTATCTACAAG GCATATGCTGATGGGAAAACCACCATGTCAATTCATGAAAGGAAAGCTAGCATAAGGGAATTCTACG GGGTGATCTTTCCCTCATTACTGCAACTTCAAAGAGGAATCACCGACGTGGATGACAGGAAACAGAAGGAAATTTGTGCTGCAAAGTATAAGAAAAGGgatgaaatgaataaaggAAAGCTCTCTGAAATcgatttagagagagaagaagaatgtGGGATTTGCATGGAGATGCACAGCAAGATCGTGTTGCCTGACTGCAACCATTCAATGTGTATGAAATGCTACCGGACTTG GCACGCAAAGTCCCAGTCATGCCCCTTCTGTAGGGACAGCCTCAAAAGGGTTGATTCGGGTGATCTTTGGATATATACCAGCAGCAATGACATTGTCGATTTGTCCTCGATACTGAGGGAGAATATGAAGCGACTCTTCATGTATATTGAGAAGTTACCGCTCATCGTTCCGGATCCGAAGATTGTTTCTTACGATCCAAGACTCCGatga
- the LOC18597554 gene encoding high mobility group B protein 1 isoform X1: MKGARGKGAARNTAEALRPADDRKVGKRKALVDQSSIRKAKKERRAMKDPNKPKRPPSAFFVFLEEFRATFKKENPNVKAVSAVGKAAGEKWKSLSEDEKAPYEAKAAKRKADYEKQMNAYNRKQETAANGEESEKSKSEVNDEDDEASGEEGQQQPDDEEEEEEEEDEDDD, encoded by the exons atgaaGGGAGCTAGAGGCAAGGGTGCAGCGAGGAACACGGCCGAAGCCTTGAGGCCTGCTGACGACAG AAAGGTTGGGAAGCGGAAGGCGCTCGTTGACCAAAGCAGCATACGGAAAGCCAAGAAGGAGAGAAGGGCTATGAAAGACCCCAACAAACCAAAGAGGCCTCCTAGTGCTTTCTTTGTGTTTCT CGAGGAGTTTAGAGCTACTTTCAAGAAGGAAAATCCTAACGTGAAGGCTGTATCAGCT GTTGGGAAAGCTGCGGGTGAGAAGTGGAAATCCTTGTCTGAGGAT GAAAAAGCTCCTTATGAGGCCAAAGCTGCAAAACGGAAGGCTGACTACGAAAAGCAAATGAATGCCTACAACAGGAAGCAG GAAACTGCTGCTAATGGTGAGGAGTCGGAGAAGTCAAAATCGGAGGTGAATGATGAAGACGATGAGGCTAGTGGAGAG GAAGGACAACAACAGCCGGACGATgaggaggaggaagaagaggaagaggacGAAGATGATGATTGA